TGGATCAGCACATAAAGGCACACGAGGATTGGCACCACCGCGCCGCCGACGTTGACCGCGATGACGGTTGACGCGCCCGCGGCGCGCGCCGGGACTCGATAACGCACGCCGAAGGCGCTGACCATCTCGGCGTTATGCGCCGCGCCGCCGTCGATGCGCGCGATCGGGATATTGATGAAGCTGCCGAGCAGGCTGGCGAAGAGCGCCATAAAGGCCAGTTCCGGCGGCAGGCCGAGCGCGCCAAAAGCGTAATGGATCACGCCGATCTCGAGCAGCGAGAACAAGATCGCGAGAATGATGAAGAACGCGATGCCGTAGAGCAGAACGAAAGGTCCAAAGAATATCCGCCGATAATATCAAGGAAGGAGGGGAGCGCGTCAGGACTCAGGTCACGAACGCCCTGTCAGGCGCGGCAAGAAGCGTCGACGGTCTGCGAAGGCCTCCGCGTATTTCGTGCCGAGCGCGGCTTCCTCCGCCGGGACCCGAATGCGCATCAGAACGAAGTTCGCGGCTGAGAAGACGATCGCCGTCAGCCAGCATCCGCGAACCATCGGCAACGCGACCAGCTCGAGCGCAACCGCGATATAGTTGGGATGGCGCACTAGGCGATATGGTCCGCTCGTAATCGGAGCTGCGGCCGGCGTAACGATGATGCGGGTGTTCCAGCGTTCGCCCAGCGCAATCACCGCGCTGTAGCGCAGACCCTGCGCGGCGATCACGCCGGCCAGCGCGACCCATCCGAGGACCGGTGGAAACTCGCGATGGAAAAATGCCGGCTCGCCGACGCACGCGGCCAGAAAAGCCGTATGCACCACGACCATCGCGCGGTAATGCCGTTGACCGCTCTCGATTCCGCCATGCGCGAACGCGCGCCGCGCGTTACGCCGCGACAACCACAGTTCGAACAGACGCTCGATTCCGACGAGCGCAACCAGGGCGTAGTAGGCCTCGAGCGAGCGCACAGCTACCAACGGAGCAGGACCATCTCGATACCGAACCGGGTCCCATCGCGAGCACGACGCCCCACTGACCCGGTTCCGGACGTCCGCTGCCGAGCAATTCCTCGAGAATGAACAGCACCGACGCCGACGAAACGTTGCCGATCCCTTGCAGCGAGCGCCACGAACCGCCGAGCGCCGTCGGCGCCAACTCGAGCGCCTCTTTGACCGCTTCGAGCACCTTCGGTCCGCCGGCGTGGACCACCCAATGGCTGATATCGCTGCGGCTGAGACTGTGCCGCGCCAAGAAAGCGCCCGGGTCGTCCGCCAGATGCTCGCACACCAGTCCGGATAATTGCGCCGACAGGATAATCTTGAAGCCGCTCTCGATCAGATCCTAGCCCAGCGCGCGTTCGCTGTCCGGATAGACTATCGAACCCGAATCGATGATCTGTGGACGCTGATTTCCAGCCAGTTCCGCACCGCGCATAATCACCGCCGCCGCGCCGTCACCGAAGAGTCCCGACGCGATCATATTGGTGATCAGGGTATCGGTCCGCTGGAGGGTTAGCGAGCAGAGTTCGACCGACACCAGCATCGCGATCTGCTCGGGATAGGCGCGCAGATAGTCCGCGGCGCAGCCGAGACCGCCGACCCCGGCGGCGCGTCCCAGGCCGAAAATCGGTGTGCGCCGGATGTCACGCCGCATCCGCAGCCGATTGATGAGTTGCACTTCGAGGCTCGGCGTCGCGATCCGGGTGACCGTGACAAAGAAGATGTGATCGATCGCGCGTGCGCTGAGACTGCAGGCTGGTGAAGCTCGATCATTCTACGTTGTATCAACGCTGGAGCCTGGACTTCATCACCGACACGCTGAGTGATAGCCGGCGCTTGCGGATCCTCCGCGGCGTCGACGACTTCAGCCGTGAATGCCTGGCCACGGTGGTCGATACTTCATTGAGCGGCGTGCGGGTCGTGCGCGAACTCGAGCGCCTCACCGGTGAGCGCGCGACGCCCGAGGTTATAGTCAGCGACAATGGCAGCGAACGGACTAGTGTCGCCCTGCGGTGGGTTCCTGACCGCGGGTTGAACACCCAAACAACGCACAAATATCTGTCGATTGTGAAATTATTTCTGGCTTCACGTCGGGGCCATTGTCCCAACTCCGCATTCAGGACGTCGTGAAATTTGTGCGGCACCAGGCAATGCTTCTTAAAGGAAAGATACGAGTGCATCACACGACCACAGCGTTACGCTCGTTCCTCCGATACCCAAGGTACTGCGGAAGCCGGAGTTCCCAAAGTCGCCAGCTGGTCCTTAACCGCAATACCTCGGTCGATCTCCCAGGATGACTTGCGTAGAGTCCTCGCGTCATGCGATCGCGAGTCTGTTGTAGGCCGACGCGATTTTGCAATCCTCCTATTGCTTGCTCGGTTGGGGATACGCGCAGGCGAGGTCGTCGCGCTCAAACTCGACGACATCGATTGGAGAGCGGGCTGCATATACATACGAGGAAAGACCGACGAGCGTTCTCAACTGCCACTGTCATCCGACGTAGGTACGGCAATTGCCGACTACCTAAAACGGCGCCCACGCAGCAATGACAGTC
This region of Candidatus Binataceae bacterium genomic DNA includes:
- a CDS encoding isoprenylcysteine carboxylmethyltransferase family protein — translated: MRSLEAYYALVALVGIERLFELWLSRRNARRAFAHGGIESGQRHYRAMVVVHTAFLAACVGEPAFFHREFPPVLGWVALAGVIAAQGLRYSAVIALGERWNTRIIVTPAAAPITSGPYRLVRHPNYIAVALELVALPMVRGCWLTAIVFSAANFVLMRIRVPAEEAALGTKYAEAFADRRRFLPRLTGRS